In Panthera uncia isolate 11264 chromosome B4, Puncia_PCG_1.0, whole genome shotgun sequence, one genomic interval encodes:
- the LOC125920418 gene encoding olfactory receptor 9K2-like produces MGDKGGDNHSEVTDFILVGIRVRPELHSLLFLLFLVVYWMVLLGNLSMIGIIVTDPRLNTPMYFFLGNPSIIDLSYSTVIVPKAMVNILSQKKTISFAGCVTQLFLYALFMVTEAFVLAAMAYDRFIAICNPLLYTVRMSRSLCIQLVAGSYLCGWVSSILQISVTFSMSFCASRVIDHFYCDSNPIEKISCSNIFMNKMVSFSLAVLIILPTILVIVVSYMYIVSAVLKIRSSEGRKKAFSTCSSHLGVVSLLYGTVSFVYLTPPNNPELRKVASVCYILFTPMLNPLIYSLRNKDVKDAMKKVIWKKKVLL; encoded by the coding sequence ATGGGTGACAAGGGAGGAGACAACCACTCAGAAGTGACTGACTTCATTCTTGTAGGCATCAGGGTCCGTCCAGAGCTCCACAGTCTCCTCTTCCTACTATTCCTGGTTGTTTATTGGATGGTCCTTCTGGGGAACCTTAGTATGATTGGCATCATTGTGACCGATCCCCGGCTGAACACACCAATGTATTTCTTCCTAGGCAATCCCTCCATCATTGACCTCTCCTACTCCACTGTTATTGTACCCAAAGCCATGGTCAACATCCTATCTCAGAAAAAGACCATATCCTTTGCAGGCTGTGTGACTCAGCTATTTCTTTATGCACTTTTCATGGTCACCGAGGCCTTTGTCCTGGCAgccatggcctatgaccgcttcATCGCCATCTGCAATCCACTCCTCTACACTGTCCGCATGTCAAGAAGCCTCTGTATCCAGTTGGTGGCTGGTTCCTATCTCTGTGGCTGGGTCAGTTCCATCCTTCAAATCAGTGTAACATTCTCAATGTCTTTCTGTGCTTCTCGAGTCATTGATCACTTCTACTGTGATTCAAACCCCATCGAGAAGATCTCCTGTTCCAATATCTTTATGAATAAGATGGTGTCATTCAGTCTGGCTGTCCTCATTATTTTGCCCACAATACTTGTTATTGTGGTATCTTACATGTATATTGTGTCTGCAGTTTTAAAAATCCGCTCCagtgaagggaggaagaaagcctTCTCCACTTGCAGTTCACACCTGGGAGTTGTAAGTTTGCTCTATGGAACTGTTTCCTTTGTCTATCTCACACCTCCAAATAACCCTGAACTTCGTAAAGTGGCTTCAGTATGTTACATTTTGTTCACACCTATGCTGAACCCTTTAATCTATTCTCTaagaaataaagatgttaaagatGCCATGAAAAAAGTcatatggaagaaaaaagttttactttaa